The sequence TGGCGAATCATAAACTCGCAAAAGCAATCAGTGATTGCGGATGGGGTGAATTTTTGCGCCAATTAGAATATAAAGCTAAATGGCATGACCGTAAAATTGGAGCAATTGATAGATGGTTTCCATCATCAAAACGCTGCAATCGATGCGGTCACGTCTTGGATAAGCTACCTCTGAATATTAGAGAGTGGGCTTGTCCTAGCTGCAACAGTTCTAATCTAAGGGACGAAAACGCAGTAAAAAACATTTTAGCGGTCGGGCAGACCGTGTTTGCTTCAGGACTAAGCTCTAGCGGGGATCTGTCTTTGACGGATCTAGCTATCTTAGGATGAATGAAGAATCCCCGCGATTCATCGCTGGGGAGTGTCAACAAATATTCAAACTAAAGAGCCACCACAACTAGAGCCTGTACCTGCGGTGCAACCATAGCAATAATTAGCTGTTTTTATTTCGGCGATCGCATCTAAGTTATTTAGTTCTAAAAGTTTAGCAACGGTTAACCGTTCATTTTCGGGTGTGCTGGCAACAATACGCTCCATTTGATTAAAGTCGCAATCATAAACGTTACCCAAATAATCAACTGATAACTCATTGCGACACATGACATTGTTCAGAGTATCAGGGTTATAGTTGTCTGCTAAGAATTGTAGATAATTATCGTGAATTTCTCTGCGTTTTAGGAATTGCTTAGTTCTGCCGATGGGAATATTCGTAATCGTAAATAGGTTATTAAACTTAAGCTGAAAATGCTCTGCTAAATATGCTTTGTAGTCTTGCTCTAGCTTCTGTTGATTAGGAGTAAGAGAAAAGTTATTATTAGTAGGCAGTGGCGGATTATAGACTAAATCAATTACCAAATTGGGATCTAATCCGTAACCCAACTGATTGAGTTTTTGTATCGCCTTAATTGAGTTGTTATATACACCTGCACCTCTTTGTTTATCTACATTATCCTCTAAATAACAGGGAAGAGACGCGGTAACTCTTAGGTAATTTTGGGCAAAATATTCGGGTAAATCTTCGTAGCCTGGTTCAAAAAAGATGGTTAAGTTAGAGCGAACAATTACTTCTTTACCTTTGGCTTTTGCTGCTTCAACTAGAGGACGAAAACCATAGTTCATCTCTGGCGCACCACCTGTTAGATCGACAGTTTGAATCTGCTCGAAGCGATTGATTAATTCGATCAGCTGTTGACAAACTTCAGGTGATAATTCTTCGGTACGTTTGGGACTAGCTTCTACATGGCAGTGAGTGCAAGCAAGATTGCATTTACGACCTAAATTGATTTGTAAAACCGTAATTTTGTTTTTAACTAAAGGTGAATTTATTTTTTGAGCAAAAGGGGTAATGAAAGTTTTAGTAAGAGACATTTTAATTACTGATTGTTATATATTTTTTTTACTTGACTTGAATAATTAAGTATGACGCAGATTAGATTAGCTATATATTTACGAAAAACTAGGATAATTAAGTAAAAGTAACCTAATTTTATCTAGCTTTAAAATCTTTTATTTAGGTAACAAAAGATAGGTAACACTGCTAACGATCGCAGCAATAGGCAAGGTTAATATCCAAGAACTAAAAACTTTAGAAAACATTCCTAGATGAGCAGTTTTAGAGACTACGCCCACGCCAAAGATTGAGCCGACAGACACATGAGTTGTAGAAACAGGTACACCCAGACGGCTGGCAAAAATCACTAAAAAGCCAGTTACTAAATAAAAATAAATACTAATAACTCAATTAACAGCATTCTCCAGGAGAACAACAGTCATTGCTACTAGTTTCGGTAAGATTATATTCTGAACCTTTGGTTTCCCTCGCATGGCGCACCGCTTTGGTCTTGCAGTTAAATTCTGTCGCTTCTGCTAAAGGAATGTTTTCGTAGGGTTCGATGCCAATAACATCTTGAGAATAAGGGCTACAGCAGCTAGTCATAATGTTATAAGTCTTATCGCAGACAGCCATTCTCTCTCCACGACAAAAGATGTGACCATCATCATCTACTACTTGCTTCCAAGGGCCTTTATATACTACTGACTGGTTTCTCTCTAGGCAAACCCCTTCTTTGCCTTTATAGGCTCTGACAGTCATCGAACGAAACTCAACACCGTCGATAATCTGCCAGGGAGTCTCTTCGCGCTTGAGAATTTCTACTCCATAAAAGCCAGCATCTTCAAACATTTTTAAGAACAGATCTTCTCTAAATGCCCCCGCAATACAGCCACTCCACATATCAGGGTCATTAATAATTTGAGGGGTCGGATCTTCGTCACAAACAATATCTGAAATTACCGCCCTGCCTCCTCGTTTAAGGACACGGAAGATTTCACTAAATAGCTGTTGCTTATCTTGTGGACGAACTAAATTCAGGACGCAGTTAGAGATTACCACGTCTACAGTATTCTCAGCGATTAAAGGTTCTTGTTGTCTCAGGCGATCGCATTGAGCCTCATATTCACCAATCTTATCGACTGAAGTAATCGGATTAGCCTCAAGCCATGTTTGTAATCGATCTAAGGGTAATTTTAAATCTTGAATCTTTCCTTTGACAAATTTAGTGTTGGCATAGCCTAGCTTGTCTGCCATCTCTTTCTGATATTTCCGCGCTAGAGCCAGCATTTCATCATTAAAGTCTACGCCAATGATTTTGCCCAATTCGCCAACTTTCTGTGCCAAAATATAGCAGTTTTTCCCTGCACCAGAGCCTAAATCAACAACGGTTTCTGCTTCATTAACATAACGGGTAGGATCGCCACAGCCATAATCTTTGGCAATAATCTCTTGAGGCAAGATTTTAGTATAGTTACCCTCATATTCTGTAGGACAGCATAAACTTGGCTGCTCTTGTCTTGCACCCTCTTGATATCTTGATAATACCGTTGACTCAATATCATAATCTAAATCTACGGAAGCTGATGGGGTTTGCTGTTGGTTAGTTGCAATCTCAGTCACAGATAACTAAATCCTTTTACTTAACTTTGGCTATATATTAGGTTAATCTCAAAAAGTATAAGTTACATCTCTCTTAAATCAGAGATTCTTGCCTGATAATTTAATTTTTTAGCTATGGTGCTATTTTTATGAACCAAGGTTCATTATTGCAGGAAGGGTAACGATAACGGTAACTTCTGGCTGAGTAGTGTCTAGCTCAATTTCTCCTTGCAGGAGGGACACGCAGTGGCGGATTACGGCTAATTTTAGGTTCGAGGTAGTGACCTCGCCTATGCTATTTTGATTACATAAGGTATCGAGTATTTTAACTAGTTCTCTTGGGGCCGATCGCTCGCCAAGACTAGAAATTGCGATCGCAATGCGATCTCCTTGTTGATTCAGTTTGATTTTGATCTTGCTGGTGAGCGAACTATGTTTGGTGATGCAGCTAAGAAGATTAGCAATAGTTTTTTTGAATAAGAATGCGTCACAAATGCCGTTGTAAGATTCTTGGCAACTAAACTTAATTCTTGGAGCGATCGCTTTATCTTGTTGCAATTGCGCGAGTTGGTTACAAGAAACTGTATAGTCAATTAAAAATCGTTTTAAATCTTGCCTGCGAAAATGTTTCAAAATATAGACATCTTCAACGTTGTCTAAAATAGTCTTGAGGTCGGATTGTAGATTGCATAAGCGAGGATCGAATGGTCTTCCATCTATGGCGGTTGTCACAATTTCATTTAGCTGAGTATCGAGATTGCGTAGAGGGTTGCGAAGATTATCGACCAATATCGAACTCAATTGCGCCTCAGGCATGGCGGTGTTTTTAGTCTGGGTAGCAGCAGTAATGCGCCAACGCAGATTGAGAATATTTTGTTGACTATCTCGAATTGCCACAACTTTGCACTGCATACTTGAAGATGCTTGTTCACGTGGCACGATCTCTGTATCCCAGGTTACTGTAGATACCTTGCCAGATTTTAGTTGATTTAATAGTTGATAATACTGTTGTCTTTGGCCAACGGGAATAAACACCGCTAATGATTTGTTGATTAAGTATTTAGCAGGAACATTGAGAAGTTTGAGCGCTTCGTGGTTAGCTTCCCGAATCGAACCATTGCTAGAAGTGACTAAACAAATGTCTGGAGAGTATTCAAATAATTCTTGATAATATTTTCGCTCTAATATTATCTGCTGACGGCTGACAAACAGTTTTTGATTTTGCTGCTGTATGGTCTCGGTAGCAATTCGTAGTTCCTCAATAGATGTGGAAAGTTCTATCAGGCTGTCTTGCAATAGTTGCTGTTGCGCGAGATAATCTTTTGCCTCAGAAGACGCTTGAACAACCGAGGCAAACGCTGGAATTGTTTCAGCACGTCGCCGTAGATCTTCCATCTTTTGTAAAGACTGTTGGATATGTAATTCAAATAGTTCTACAGGCATAATATTTACTCAACAGATACTTAAGTTTCTCGAAATTAAACAATTCTATTTGATGCAAGGAGCGACCGAACTTGAGCGACTAAAAGAGCTAATAGCTAATAGCTAATAGCTAAGAGCCTATTTAAACCCATCAATTACAAACTAATAGACCACTAAGTAGTCGTGTAAAATAAATTTCCTAGTTGAGATCCCCAAAAAGGGTAAGGGGGAAGGGGTAAGGAAAAATCAAATGTATAATTAATGAGGAGGCGATTTCTGAGGTTGCCTCAGAAATTAAAGCCGTCCGTTTCGTATAGGTACTTAGTCGCAAGTTATAGTTCAAAAAACTGCTTGTAAAAAAATTGTGCCATTCAATAGGAGCTATCATAGTTAAATTTCCAAAAGTCTTAAGAATTTGTCGTTGACTTTTGTGAAGATTGTGTTATTAAAAATACTTTCAGATTGTAAATTTGTTTTAACAAATTTACAATCTGAATATCTTTGGCGATTCCACGTCTTTAGTCTGATGTAGTAAAAGCTGAGATTAAATTACCGTTTGATTAGAAATGACTAAAATCGAAACTATTCCTAGTTAGTGTGGAAAGATTTACTAATATACCGAGATTACAAAACAAAATGACCGCCTCAAAAAAGCGATTAATCGATCAAACCGCTAGAATGGCAGATTTCGTAGTAGCGATCGCTTGTTCCGTTGGAGGACTAGAAGCTCTAACCGAGATTGTGTCTGCATTATCCGTAGGTTTTCCTGGGGCGATCGTCATCGTCCAACATTTGTCGCCCAAGTACAAAAGCCGTCTACCAGAAATTCTGATGCGTCATACCAATTTAGCCATAGAGCAAGCCGTAGAGGGAGCAAAATTAGTGGAGGGAAGTGTTTACGTTGCTCCAGCTGGTTATCATTTAATTATTAATCCTAATGGTACGCTCGGTCTTTCCGATGCGCCGAAAGAACATTTTGTCCGTCCTTCAGCCGAATATACCTTTAAATCTTTAGCTAATAGCTACCGAACTAAAGCCATTGGCGTAGTTCTGACGGGTTATGACAGTGATGGTCAAGAGGGAGTAGGGCTAATCAAAGAATTGGGAGGAAAGGTCATTGCCCAAGACCAAGCCACTTCCAAAGCATTTTCAATGCCCCAAAGTGCCATTGAAACTGGCTGCGTCGATTTAATCTTACCAATAGAGGAGATAGCCGCTGGTATTGTCAACCTGGTTATAGCTAAGAGCTAATGGTTAATGGCACTTTGGTTAAGAGCTAATGGCTAATGGTTAATGGTTAAGAGCTAATGGCTAAAAGCTAAAAGCTAAGAGCTAAGAGCTAAAAACTAGTCAATCAACAAAGTAGTCTATCAAGAATGAAAACTGCCGTAAATGAATCCCAAGACCAAGATTTTGAAAACCTATTAAATTATCTTAAATATAGTCGGGGACTAGACTTGACTGGCTACAAACGTACTAGCCTCAGGAGACTTACCAGCAAACGTATGCATCGAGTAGAGGTAGCAAGTTACAGCGAGTACCTCGATTATTTACAGGTTCATCCTCAAGAACACGAAAACCTGTTCAATTCCTTAATGCTCAACGTAACGGCTTTCTTTCGCGATCACTCTGCCTGGGATTTTTTACGCGAAAAAACTATTCCCCGCATTCTGGAGCAAAAAAATGAAGATGAACCAATCCGTTTGTGGAGTGCGGGTTGTGCTTCAGGAGAAGAAGCCTATTCTCTAGCAATTTTACTGTCAGAAGCCTTGGGAGTCGAACAATTTTGTCAGCGAGTTAAAATTTATGCTACCGATGTCGATGAAGATGCGATTAACCAAGGTCGTAAAGCTTGTTATCCTGCTAAAAGTCTTGAGACTATTTGTGAAGATTGGCAACGTAAATATTTTGAACCCAAAGGCTCTGATTATATTTTCAACAGTACTTTGCGCCGTTGCGTTATCTTCGGCCAGCACGATTTGCTGGAGGATGCTCCCATTTCCAGGTTAGATCTGTTGTCCTGTCGCAATACCTTGATGTACTTTAATGCTGAAACTCAAGCCAAGATTTTAAATCGGTTTCATTTTGCCCTCAAGCAGTCTGGCTTTTTGTTTGTGGGTAAGGCTGAAATGTTGCTGGCTCAGGCCAGCCTGTTTGCCCCGGTCAACAGCCGAAATCGGGTATTTGTCAGACTAGCTCAGGCAAGCTGGCGCGATCGCCTGGTGCTCATGTCGGAAGGGGGAAATCTTCAGGCGAGTAGGATGCTGACGATTAATTTACGCCTGAGAGATGAAGCTTTCGCTACTTCTCCCGTCGCTCAAATTGTTTTAGAAAAGCACAAAAATGTAGCTTTAATCAATCATCAGGCTTCCTCTTTGTTTGGCTTAAACCCCCAGCATATTGGGCAACCCTTTAATGAATTAGAACTCAATCAACAAATTCCCCAGCTACAGTCGGCAATTAATCAAGTCTGCGAAAAACCATACCGTAGCGCGATCGACAATGTGGAGTTAAAAACAACCCAAAGCCAGCAGCATTTTTTTGATGTGCAAATCACGCCTTTGATTGAAGGAAAAACTAAGATTTTAGGAGTAAATATTTCTTTTATTGATGTAACTACCTATCAAAACTTACGCCAGGAGATATATCGATATAGCCGAGAATTAGAGGCAGCGCAAGAAGAATTACAAACATCTAATGAAGAGTTAGATACCACTAACGAAGAACTTCAAAGCACCAATGAAGAGTTAGATACCACTAACGAAGAACTCCAAAGCACTAATCAAGAATTGGAGACGATGAATGAAGAGCTACAGTCTTTTAATGAAGAACTGCAAACTAGCAACGACGAATTGAGCGCCCGTACCGAAGAATTAAACAACGCCTCGGTATTTATGGAATCAATCCTTACCAGTCTTAAAATTGGCATGACCGTTCTTGATTACCGTTTAACGGTTCAAGTGTGGAATAATCGCATGAGCGAAACCTGGGGTTTGCGTACCACAGAAGTCCGCGATCGCTTTTTCTTTGAGCTTGATATTGGTTTACCCCTAGAACAATTACACAGCATTGTTTTAGCGTGCCAAACCGAAAAAAATGATTATCAAGAAATTACTGTAGAAGCCGTTAATCGTCGTGGTAAAGCCATAACCTGTCGCATTATCTGTACTCCCTTAGAAATTTCAGGACAACAACAGGGCGTGATCTTGTTGATGGAAACGCATGAAAAATAAGGTGTTGCTGATGT comes from Coleofasciculaceae cyanobacterium and encodes:
- a CDS encoding inorganic phosphate transporter, with the protein product MSIYFYLVTGFLVIFASRLGVPVSTTHVSVGSIFGVGVVSKTAHLGMFSKVFSSWILTLPIAAIVSSVTYLLLPK
- a CDS encoding chemotaxis protein CheB, producing MTASKKRLIDQTARMADFVVAIACSVGGLEALTEIVSALSVGFPGAIVIVQHLSPKYKSRLPEILMRHTNLAIEQAVEGAKLVEGSVYVAPAGYHLIINPNGTLGLSDAPKEHFVRPSAEYTFKSLANSYRTKAIGVVLTGYDSDGQEGVGLIKELGGKVIAQDQATSKAFSMPQSAIETGCVDLILPIEEIAAGIVNLVIAKS
- the arsS gene encoding arsenosugar biosynthesis radical SAM (seleno)protein ArsS (Some members of this family are selenoproteins.), giving the protein MSLTKTFITPFAQKINSPLVKNKITVLQINLGRKCNLACTHCHVEASPKRTEELSPEVCQQLIELINRFEQIQTVDLTGGAPEMNYGFRPLVEAAKAKGKEVIVRSNLTIFFEPGYEDLPEYFAQNYLRVTASLPCYLEDNVDKQRGAGVYNNSIKAIQKLNQLGYGLDPNLVIDLVYNPPLPTNNNFSLTPNQQKLEQDYKAYLAEHFQLKFNNLFTITNIPIGRTKQFLKRREIHDNYLQFLADNYNPDTLNNVMCRNELSVDYLGNVYDCDFNQMERIVASTPENERLTVAKLLELNNLDAIAEIKTANYCYGCTAGTGSSCGGSLV
- a CDS encoding PAS domain-containing protein → MPVELFELHIQQSLQKMEDLRRRAETIPAFASVVQASSEAKDYLAQQQLLQDSLIELSTSIEELRIATETIQQQNQKLFVSRQQIILERKYYQELFEYSPDICLVTSSNGSIREANHEALKLLNVPAKYLINKSLAVFIPVGQRQQYYQLLNQLKSGKVSTVTWDTEIVPREQASSSMQCKVVAIRDSQQNILNLRWRITAATQTKNTAMPEAQLSSILVDNLRNPLRNLDTQLNEIVTTAIDGRPFDPRLCNLQSDLKTILDNVEDVYILKHFRRQDLKRFLIDYTVSCNQLAQLQQDKAIAPRIKFSCQESYNGICDAFLFKKTIANLLSCITKHSSLTSKIKIKLNQQGDRIAIAISSLGERSAPRELVKILDTLCNQNSIGEVTTSNLKLAVIRHCVSLLQGEIELDTTQPEVTVIVTLPAIMNLGS
- a CDS encoding CheR family methyltransferase; the encoded protein is MKTAVNESQDQDFENLLNYLKYSRGLDLTGYKRTSLRRLTSKRMHRVEVASYSEYLDYLQVHPQEHENLFNSLMLNVTAFFRDHSAWDFLREKTIPRILEQKNEDEPIRLWSAGCASGEEAYSLAILLSEALGVEQFCQRVKIYATDVDEDAINQGRKACYPAKSLETICEDWQRKYFEPKGSDYIFNSTLRRCVIFGQHDLLEDAPISRLDLLSCRNTLMYFNAETQAKILNRFHFALKQSGFLFVGKAEMLLAQASLFAPVNSRNRVFVRLAQASWRDRLVLMSEGGNLQASRMLTINLRLRDEAFATSPVAQIVLEKHKNVALINHQASSLFGLNPQHIGQPFNELELNQQIPQLQSAINQVCEKPYRSAIDNVELKTTQSQQHFFDVQITPLIEGKTKILGVNISFIDVTTYQNLRQEIYRYSRELEAAQEELQTSNEELDTTNEELQSTNEELDTTNEELQSTNQELETMNEELQSFNEELQTSNDELSARTEELNNASVFMESILTSLKIGMTVLDYRLTVQVWNNRMSETWGLRTTEVRDRFFFELDIGLPLEQLHSIVLACQTEKNDYQEITVEAVNRRGKAITCRIICTPLEISGQQQGVILLMETHEK
- a CDS encoding methyltransferase domain-containing protein, whose product is MTEIATNQQQTPSASVDLDYDIESTVLSRYQEGARQEQPSLCCPTEYEGNYTKILPQEIIAKDYGCGDPTRYVNEAETVVDLGSGAGKNCYILAQKVGELGKIIGVDFNDEMLALARKYQKEMADKLGYANTKFVKGKIQDLKLPLDRLQTWLEANPITSVDKIGEYEAQCDRLRQQEPLIAENTVDVVISNCVLNLVRPQDKQQLFSEIFRVLKRGGRAVISDIVCDEDPTPQIINDPDMWSGCIAGAFREDLFLKMFEDAGFYGVEILKREETPWQIIDGVEFRSMTVRAYKGKEGVCLERNQSVVYKGPWKQVVDDDGHIFCRGERMAVCDKTYNIMTSCCSPYSQDVIGIEPYENIPLAEATEFNCKTKAVRHARETKGSEYNLTETSSNDCCSPGECC
- a CDS encoding zinc ribbon domain-containing protein, which gives rise to ANHKLAKAISDCGWGEFLRQLEYKAKWHDRKIGAIDRWFPSSKRCNRCGHVLDKLPLNIREWACPSCNSSNLRDENAVKNILAVGQTVFASGLSSSGDLSLTDLAILG